In one Polynucleobacter sp. JS-JIR-5-A7 genomic region, the following are encoded:
- the mnmA gene encoding tRNA 2-thiouridine(34) synthase MnmA, producing MSQPNSSETPLKTPKKVVIGMSGGVDSSVAAWMLKEQGYEVIGLFMKNWEDDDNDEYCSARQDWLDVVSVADLIGIDVEAVNFAAEYRERVFAEFLREYAAGRTPNPDVLCNAEIKFKAFLDHAMSLGADAIATGHYARVRHEGGRVQLLKALDATKDQSYFLHRLTQQQLANVLFPLGEIPKTEVRTIAEKIGLHNARKKDSTGICFIGERPFREFLNRYLPRVPGPIKTPEEKIVGEHMGLAFFTLGQRKGIGLGGSQDGNGDAWYVARKDIVNNTLYVVQGHEHPWLLANRLEAIDASWIAGTAPSPGNYSAKTRYRQADSACTLNPGAESLNFSLNFSEAQWAVTPGQSAVLYDGDICLGGGIISA from the coding sequence ATGAGCCAGCCTAATTCTTCTGAAACCCCCCTTAAAACACCCAAGAAAGTCGTCATAGGCATGTCTGGAGGGGTAGATTCGTCAGTTGCTGCTTGGATGCTGAAGGAGCAGGGCTATGAGGTTATTGGCCTTTTTATGAAGAATTGGGAGGATGACGATAACGATGAATATTGTTCAGCCCGCCAGGATTGGTTGGATGTCGTTTCTGTAGCGGATTTGATCGGCATTGATGTTGAGGCAGTCAATTTTGCTGCCGAGTATCGTGAGCGGGTATTTGCCGAGTTTTTGCGCGAATATGCTGCAGGGCGAACCCCTAATCCCGATGTACTTTGTAATGCTGAAATTAAGTTCAAGGCCTTCTTAGATCACGCCATGAGCTTGGGCGCAGATGCGATTGCTACAGGTCACTATGCAAGAGTACGTCATGAGGGCGGCAGGGTGCAATTATTGAAGGCCTTGGACGCCACCAAAGATCAAAGCTATTTTTTGCATCGCTTAACTCAGCAGCAGTTAGCCAATGTTTTATTCCCTTTGGGGGAAATTCCAAAAACTGAAGTGCGCACGATTGCAGAAAAAATTGGTTTACATAACGCCCGCAAAAAAGATTCGACTGGAATATGTTTTATTGGCGAGAGACCATTCAGAGAATTCTTAAATCGCTACTTACCGCGCGTGCCGGGTCCCATTAAAACCCCCGAAGAAAAAATAGTGGGTGAACATATGGGTTTAGCGTTTTTTACGCTCGGCCAGCGTAAGGGTATTGGACTAGGCGGGAGCCAAGATGGCAACGGAGATGCTTGGTATGTCGCGCGCAAAGATATAGTCAATAACACCTTGTATGTCGTTCAGGGTCATGAGCACCCGTGGCTATTGGCCAATCGGCTTGAGGCCATCGATGCTAGTTGGATTGCGGGCACTGCACCCTCTCCTGGAAATTACTCTGCAAAGACACGCTATCGTCAAGCGGATTCAGCTTGCACTTTGAATCCAGGCGCTGAGTCCTTGAATTTCAGCTTGAATTTTTCAGAGGCTCAATGGGCAGTAACGCCTGGACAATCTGCTGTCTTATACGACGGCGATATCTGTTTAGGCGGCGGTATTATTTCCGCCTAA
- a CDS encoding Re/Si-specific NAD(P)(+) transhydrogenase subunit alpha: MRIGVPLETKSGETRVAATPETVKKLIAQGHTVVIQKDAGVQASQPDSAYAAVGASIGSAADAFGAEIVLKVRAPEAAELKQMKSGSVLIGMLDPFDNDNIAAMAAQGITSFSLEAAPRTTRAQSMDVLSSQANIAGYKAVMVAANEYQRFMPMLMTAAGTVKAARVLILGAGVAGLQAIATAKRLGAVIEASDVRPAAKEQIESLGAKFVDVPYETDEEREIAKGVGGYARPMPEAWMKRQAALVAERAQQADIVIATALIPGRKPPVLLHSDTVANMKPGSIVIDLAAGKGDNGSGNCPLTQADKVVDVNGVKIVGYTNLASMVAADASALYARNLLDFMKLIVDKEAKLVIPSDDDIVTACLMCRDGQAIRKN; encoded by the coding sequence ATGCGCATAGGAGTGCCGCTGGAAACTAAATCTGGGGAAACGCGGGTTGCTGCCACACCAGAAACTGTTAAAAAATTAATTGCTCAAGGCCATACTGTTGTCATCCAAAAAGATGCTGGTGTCCAAGCAAGCCAACCTGACTCTGCTTATGCAGCCGTTGGTGCATCTATCGGTAGCGCAGCAGATGCCTTTGGCGCGGAAATTGTTCTCAAGGTGCGCGCTCCCGAAGCTGCAGAGCTGAAGCAAATGAAGTCTGGTAGCGTGCTCATTGGCATGCTCGATCCATTTGATAACGACAACATTGCTGCAATGGCTGCGCAAGGCATTACTAGCTTCTCATTAGAAGCTGCGCCACGTACAACTCGCGCACAAAGCATGGACGTCTTGTCATCTCAAGCAAATATTGCTGGCTACAAAGCCGTGATGGTTGCTGCCAATGAATATCAACGTTTCATGCCAATGCTAATGACAGCTGCTGGCACTGTTAAGGCAGCGCGTGTATTGATCTTGGGTGCTGGCGTTGCTGGTTTACAAGCAATTGCAACAGCAAAACGTCTGGGTGCTGTGATTGAAGCATCTGATGTTCGTCCTGCGGCGAAAGAACAAATTGAATCTTTAGGCGCCAAGTTTGTTGATGTTCCGTATGAGACCGATGAAGAACGTGAAATTGCTAAAGGTGTTGGTGGCTATGCTCGCCCAATGCCAGAAGCTTGGATGAAGCGTCAAGCAGCATTGGTTGCAGAGCGTGCACAACAAGCTGATATTGTTATTGCCACTGCCTTGATCCCAGGTCGTAAACCGCCTGTTCTCTTGCATAGTGATACGGTTGCCAATATGAAACCAGGCTCAATTGTGATCGACTTGGCTGCTGGTAAAGGAGATAACGGTTCAGGTAACTGCCCTCTCACTCAAGCAGACAAAGTAGTTGACGTTAATGGCGTGAAAATTGTCGGCTATACCAATTTAGCAAGCATGGTAGCTGCTGATGCTTCTGCGCTCTATGCACGCAACTTGCTTGACTTTATGAAACTCATCGTCGACAAAGAAGCGAAGTTAGTGATCCCAAGTGATGACGACATCGTGACTGCCTGCTTAATGTGTCGTGATGGCCAAGCCATCCGCAAAAACTAA
- a CDS encoding proton-translocating transhydrogenase family protein: MDLAAFQSILTVQNITVFVLAIFVGYHVVWNVTPALHTPLMAVTNAISGIIIVGALLQTEVIGGDEITLTSVIGAVAVFLASINIFGGFMVTRRMLEMFKKKAPKANAADAAK, from the coding sequence ATGGATCTCGCTGCTTTTCAAAGCATCCTCACTGTTCAAAACATCACTGTGTTTGTATTGGCCATTTTTGTTGGCTACCACGTGGTTTGGAACGTCACTCCTGCGCTACACACACCTTTGATGGCTGTTACCAATGCTATTTCTGGAATCATTATTGTTGGCGCACTCTTGCAGACGGAAGTCATCGGCGGCGATGAAATTACTCTCACTAGCGTGATTGGTGCCGTTGCGGTTTTCTTAGCCTCTATTAATATTTTCGGTGGCTTTATGGTTACCCGTCGCATGCTAGAGATGTTTAAGAAAAAAGCACCTAAAGCAAATGCGGCTGATGCAGCCAAATAA
- a CDS encoding NAD(P)(+) transhydrogenase (Re/Si-specific) subunit beta: MSNITAISYLISSVLFILALRGLSSPTTSRQGNTFGMVGMLLAVITTFFIPDFKPVFSLIIGAVVGGAIIGTIAAKRVQMTKMPELVALMHSFVGLSAVLIAIAAVFNPAQDHTGAQKIELFIGAFIGAITFTASVIAFGKLSGKVSGKPVTFSGQHLLNLVLAIAMVGAGIAYYMGDSHAAFLAMCAIALVLGVTLIIPIGGADMPVVVSMLNSYSGWAAAGIGFTLNNPVLIIAGACVGSSGAILSYIMCKAMNRSIVAVLLGGFGAEAAAGGGDDGGPKNYKTGSPEDAAFLMENADTVIIVPGYGLAVARAQHALKELTEKLTHHGVTVKYAIHPVAGRMPGHMNVLLAEAEVPYDQVFEMEDINSDFGQADVVLVLGANDVVNPAARTPGSPIFGMPILEAFKAKTIIVNKRSMAAGYAGLDNELFYMDKTMMVFGDAKKVVEDMVKAVE; encoded by the coding sequence ATGTCAAACATAACCGCTATTTCTTATCTCATTTCGTCGGTGTTATTCATCCTCGCATTGCGTGGCTTGTCATCACCAACTACCTCACGCCAAGGCAATACCTTCGGTATGGTTGGTATGTTGCTCGCCGTCATTACTACTTTCTTCATTCCGGACTTTAAGCCAGTCTTTTCGCTCATCATTGGTGCCGTTGTCGGTGGTGCCATTATTGGTACGATCGCAGCTAAACGTGTGCAAATGACCAAGATGCCTGAGCTCGTAGCATTGATGCACTCCTTTGTTGGTTTATCAGCAGTATTGATCGCGATTGCAGCAGTCTTTAATCCAGCACAAGACCATACTGGCGCGCAAAAGATTGAACTCTTTATTGGCGCATTTATTGGTGCCATCACCTTTACTGCATCAGTGATTGCTTTCGGTAAATTATCAGGCAAGGTCAGCGGTAAGCCGGTGACCTTCTCTGGTCAGCACTTACTCAACTTAGTCTTAGCTATTGCGATGGTTGGCGCTGGCATCGCTTATTACATGGGCGATAGCCATGCCGCTTTCTTGGCAATGTGCGCGATTGCCTTGGTATTAGGGGTGACCTTAATTATTCCTATCGGTGGCGCTGATATGCCAGTAGTGGTCTCCATGCTAAACAGCTACTCTGGTTGGGCAGCGGCAGGCATCGGCTTTACCTTGAATAACCCAGTATTGATCATTGCAGGCGCTTGCGTAGGTTCTTCAGGCGCAATTCTGTCCTACATTATGTGTAAAGCAATGAACCGCTCTATTGTTGCGGTATTGCTTGGTGGCTTTGGCGCTGAAGCAGCCGCTGGTGGCGGCGATGATGGTGGTCCTAAGAACTACAAAACTGGCTCCCCAGAAGATGCGGCTTTCCTAATGGAGAATGCTGATACTGTCATCATCGTTCCTGGTTATGGTCTGGCAGTTGCGCGCGCTCAACACGCCTTAAAAGAATTAACTGAGAAATTAACTCACCATGGTGTGACAGTGAAATACGCGATTCACCCAGTGGCAGGTCGTATGCCTGGTCATATGAACGTTCTTTTAGCAGAAGCTGAAGTGCCATACGATCAAGTATTTGAAATGGAAGATATCAACAGCGACTTTGGACAGGCTGACGTTGTCTTAGTGCTAGGTGCAAACGACGTGGTGAACCCTGCCGCTCGCACGCCCGGTAGCCCCATTTTTGGCATGCCGATTTTGGAAGCCTTTAAAGCTAAAACAATTATTGTGAACAAACGCTCTATGGCTGCTGGCTACGCTGGTTTGGATAATGAACTCTTTTATATGGATAAAACCATGATGGTCTTCGGTGATGCGAAGAAGGTGGTTGAGGACATGGTCAAGGCTGTTGAGTAA